One Salvia splendens isolate huo1 chromosome 12, SspV2, whole genome shotgun sequence genomic window carries:
- the LOC121759723 gene encoding scarecrow-like protein 23 — protein sequence MLHSLLHPSTTTSSSSMSSSGKRPLDPSSPPPAPLKRSCSSSNNIGDNNNSSNEKNDKEENDLFAPVPDPDSSGLRLLGLLLQCAECVAVDNLDEAGQLLPEIAELSSPFGSSAQRVGAYFSDALSARIISSFLGTYSPLHPPSKSHHRNLLNALQIFNSITPLIKFSHFTANQAIQLAVDGADHVHVIDLDIMQGLQWPGLFHILASKTKKIKSFRITGLGPSAELLSSTGRRLGEFAAALNIPFQFQPLEGKIGNIKDLSQLDIKLGETVIVHWMHHCLYDVTGSDVGALQLLTMIRPKLITVVEQDLSHGGSFLGRFVEALHYYSALFDALGDGLEAESVERHTAEQQLLGCEIRNIVAVGGPKRTGEVKVERWGDELVRVGFRPVSLAGNPAAQANLLLGMFPWQGYTMMEENGCLKLGWKDLSLLTASAWQPSD from the coding sequence ATGCTCCACTCCCTCCTCCacccctccaccaccacctcctcctcctccatgtCCTCCTCCGGCAAACGCCCCCTCGACCCCTCCTCCCCCCCTCCCGCCCCTCTCAAGCGCtcttgcagcagcagcaacaacatCGGTGATAACAACAACAGCAGCAacgaaaaaaatgataaagagGAAAATGACCTCTTTGCCCCTGTCCCCGACCCGGACTCCTCCGGGCTCCGCCTCCTCGGCCTCCTCCTCCAATGCGCCGAGTGCGTGGCGGTCGACAACCTCGACGAGGCCGGGCAGCTCCTCCCGGAGATCGCGGAGCTCTCCTCCCCCTTCGGCTCGTCCGCCCAGCGCGTCGGCGCCTACTTCTCCGACGCCCTCTCCGCCCGCATCATCAGCTCCTTCCTCGGCACCTACTCCCCCCTCCACCCCCCCTCCAAATCCCACCACCGCAACCTCCTCAACGCTCTCCAAATCTTCAACTCCATCACTCCACTCATCAAATTCTCCCACTTCACTGCCAACCAGGCCATCCAGCTGGCCGTCGACGGCGCAGACCACGTCCACGTCATCGACCTCGACATAATGCAGGGCCTCCAGTGGCCCGGCCTCTTCCACATCCTCGCCTCGAAGACGAAGAAAATCAAGTCTTTCAGGATCACAGGGCTTGGCCCTTCGGCCGAGCTCCTGAGCTCCACAGGGCGGCGGCTGGGCGAATTCGCCGCCGCCCTAAACATTCCCTTCCAGTTTCAGCCACTGGAAGGGAAAATAGGGAATATAAAAGATTTAAGCCAGCTGGATATAAAATTGGGGGAAACGGTTATAGTGCATTGGATGCACCACTGCCTTTATGACGTCACTGGGAGTGACGTTGGGGCCCTCCAGCTCCTGACGATGATCCGGCCAAAGCTGATCACCGTCGTGGAGCAGGATTTGAGCCACGGGGGCAGCTTTTTGGGGAGGTTTGTCGAGGCGCTCCATTACTACTCCGCCCTGTTCGACGCCTTGGGCGACGGACTGGAGGCGGAGAGCGTGGAGCGGCACACGGCAGAGCAGCAGCTGCTCGGCTGTGAGATTAGGAACATCGTGGCCGTGGGAGGGCCGAAGCGGACTGGGGAGGTGAAGGTGGAGAGGTGGGGGGATGAGCTCGTGCGGGTAGGGTTTCGGCCGGTTTCCCTGGCTGGGAACCCGGCCGCTCAGGCGAATTTGCTCCTCGGGATGTTCCCGTGGCAGGGGTATACCATGATGGAGGAGAATGGGTGCTTGAAGCTCGGGTGGAAGGATTTGTCGCTGCTGACGGCATCGGCCTGGCAGCCGTCCGATTAG
- the LOC121758192 gene encoding putative F-box protein At1g32420, giving the protein MGICWSMLMSVSQKPQEELFTNLPREMTKEILQRLPIRSIIMCKCVCKLWRYMIEEGELMPPYSQKPCLAFSFPLHLQEIYTVCDEALKPLLRFRLPTPHEIHDSRTCIARVIIGSIDGLLLVWHSCDNHLFIVNPMTREYVTLLLPMRLRKYKSIFGIGVSKLSGQYKILCGTRESTSYYVHTLGGKGEGEGGGLWKCIEGASAPTALVVPGTPIQPIATFINGNLHWLSYDLEGNRFVSCFDLDSELFTRFSLPCPNTMLHLLRLRVLDHQLCLCDISDGLHVVIWKMNNYGDTNSWTKEYTFAGSRIYGLVIPLNVLANGNLLFVSGEDNQLFIYSKSTETIVAYGLLQEYGVFSSNIAFYTPSFVSLTSMGIRNVVINDTLSIQ; this is encoded by the exons ATGGGAATCTGCTGGTCTATGTTAATGTCTGTATCACAGAAGCCACAG GAAGAATTGTTTACAAATCTCCCGCGAGAGATGACGAAAGAGATTCTGCAAAGACTACCTATTAGAAGCATTATTATGTGCAAGTGTGTTTGCAAATTATGGCGCTATATGATAGAAGAGGGTGAGCTTATGCCACCATATTCCCAGAAACCATGTTTGGCTTTCTCCTTTCCACTCCATCTCCAAGAAATATACACAGTATGCGATGAGGCATTGAAGCCACTTCTCAGATTCAGGCTGCCTACCCCTCACGAGATACATGATAGTAGGACTTGTATTGCCCGTGTCATAATTGGTTCAATTGATGGTTTGCTTTTGGTGTGGCATTCATGCGATAATCATCTTTTCATAGTCAACCCAATGACTCGTGAATATGTCACGCTTCTTCTGCCTATGCGTCTGCGTAAATATAAATCCATATTTGGAATTGGAGTGAGTAAACTAAGTGGTCAATATAAGATTCTGTGTGGCACTCGTGAATCGACCTCTTATTATGTACACACTCTAGGAGGAAAAGGAGAAGGGGAAGGAGGAGGGTTGTGGAAATGCATCGAAGGAGCATCGGCCCCCACTGCACTAGTAGTACCAGGAACCCCAATACAACCAATTGCTACATTTATTAATGGAAATCTTCACTGGTTGTCATATGATTTAGAGGGCAATCGCTTTGTGTCTTGCTTTGATCTCGATTCTGAGCTCTTTACCCGTTTTTCTCTCCCATGCCCTAATACAATGTTACATTTATTAAGGCTAAGAGTTTTAGACCATCAGCTATGTTTATGCGATATTTCAGATGGTTTGCATGTTGTTATATGGAAGATGAACAACTATGGAGATACAAATTCTTGGACGAAAGAATATACCTTTGCCGGATCAAGGATCTATGGATTGGTTATCCCACTCAATGTTTTGGCAAATGGTAACTTGTTGTTCGTATCAGGTGAAGATAACCAATTATTTATCTACTCCAAAAGCACCGAAACTATTGTGGCATATGGCCTTCTTCAAGAATATGGTGTATTTTCTTCCAATATTGCTTTTTATACCCCAAGCTTTGTTTCGCTTACAAGCATGGGGATTCGCAATGTTGTCATTAATGATACTCTCTCGATCCAATAG